TAGCCATGAGTCGCTCGCGTGACCGGCCTCGAAAGCCGGAGTGGCTGAAGATGCGTCCCCCCTCTGGCGACCGCTTTACCGACATCAAGTCGACGCTGCGCGAGCACGACCTCCACACGGTCTGTGAGGAGGCGTCGTGTCCGAACCTCGGCGACTGCTGGTCCGGGCGCAACGGCCCGGGCACGGCGACGTTCATGCTGATGGGCGACCGCTGTTCGCGGGGCTGTAACTTCTGTGACGTAGAGACCGGCGGGATGGACGCCCTCGACGAGGACGAGCCGGCGAACGTCGCGAGCGCCGTCGCCGAAATCGGGCTGGAGTACGTCGTCCTGACGAGCGTGGACCGCGACGACCTCGCCGACGGCGGGGCGGGCCACTTCGCGGAGACGATTCGAGAGATCAAACACCGCGACGAGTCCATTCTCGTGGAGGCGCTCATCCCCGACTTCCAGGGAGACGAAAGCGCAGTCCAGGAGGTCATCGACGC
This portion of the Halosegnis longus genome encodes:
- the lipA gene encoding lipoyl synthase, with protein sequence MSRSRDRPRKPEWLKMRPPSGDRFTDIKSTLREHDLHTVCEEASCPNLGDCWSGRNGPGTATFMLMGDRCSRGCNFCDVETGGMDALDEDEPANVASAVAEIGLEYVVLTSVDRDDLADGGAGHFAETIREIKHRDESILVEALIPDFQGDESAVQEVIDAGPDVLAHNIETVDRLQWPVRDRRAGYQQSLDVLTQIADSDCYAKTSIMLGVGEYDHEVYQTLSDLRQVGVDIVTLGQYLQPSTRHLEVFEYVHPDKFDTWQAVAEEQFGFRYCASGPMVRSSFKAGEFFVEAVAREGLSPAEAREQAHARGD